The Scyliorhinus canicula chromosome 13, sScyCan1.1, whole genome shotgun sequence genome contains a region encoding:
- the LOC119975958 gene encoding histone H2B 1/2/3/4/6-like, with amino-acid sequence MPEAAGKGSAPKKGPKKAATKKRVKGEKKRKKSRKESYSIYIYKVLKQVHPDTGISSSAMSVINSFVNDIFERIACESSRLIRYSKRQTISSREIQTTVRLLLPGELAKHAVSEGTKAVTKYTSCK; translated from the coding sequence ATGCCCGAGGCGGCGGGGAAAGGCTCGGCCCCCAAGAAGGGGCCGAAGAAGGCGGCTACTAAGAAGCGCGTCAAGGGTGAGAAGAAGCGCAAGAAGAGCCGTAAGGAGAGCTACAGCATCTACATCTACAAGGTGCTGAAACAGGTGCACCCGGACACCGGCATCTCCTCCTCGGCCATGAGTGTCATCAACTCCTTCGTCAACGACATCTTCGAGCGCATCGCCTGCGAGTCCTCCCGCCTCATCCGCTACAGCAAGCGCCAGACCATCTCCTCCCGGGAGATCCAGACCACCGTCCGTCTCCTGCTGCCCGGCGAGCTGGCCAAGCACGCCGTCTCCGAGGGCACTAAGGCAGTCACCAAGTACACCAGCTGCAAATGA
- the LOC119975956 gene encoding histone H2A-like produces the protein MSGRGKTGGKGRAKAKTRSSRAGLQFPVGRIHRLLRKGHYAERVGAGAPVYLAAVLEYLTAEILELAGNAARDNKKTRIIPRHLQLAIRNDEELNKLLGGVTIAQGGVLPNIQAVLLPKKTGHPSKVYA, from the coding sequence ATGTCGGGTCGCGGTAAAACTGGAGGTAAAGGGCGCGCCAAGGCCAAGACCCGCTCCTCCCGGGCCGGCCTGCAGTTCCCCGTCGGCCGTATCCACCGGCTGCTGCGCAAGGGCCACTACGCCGAGCGGGTGGGAGCCGGCGCGCCGGTCTACCTGGCCGCCGTGCTGGAGTACCTGACCGCCGAGATCCTCGAGCTGGCCGGCAACGCGGCCCGCGACAACAAGAAGACCCGCATCATCCCCCGCCATCTGCAACTCGCCATCCGCAACGACGAGGAGCTCAACAAGCTGCTGGGCGGCGTGACCATCGCCCAGGGCGGCGTCCTGCCCAACATCCAGGCCGTGCTGCTGCCCAAGAAGACCGGGCACCCCAGCAAGGTTTACGCCTGA
- the LOC119975954 gene encoding histone H3-like, which produces MARTKQTARKSTGGKAPRKQLATKAARKSAPATGGVKKPHRYRPGTVALREIRRYQKSTELLIRKLPFQRLVREIAQDFKTDLRFQSSAVMALQEASEAYLVGLFEDTNLCAIHAKRVTIMPKDIHLARRIRGERA; this is translated from the coding sequence ATGGCTCGAACTAAGCAGACGGCGCGCAAATCAACCGGAGGCAAAGCCCCCCGTAAGCAGCTGGCCACTAAGGCGGCCCGCAAGAGCGCTCCTGCCACCGGCGGGGTGAAGAAGCCGCACCGTTACCGGCCTGGCACCGTGGCGCTGCGGGAGATCCGCCGCTACCAGAAATCCACCGAGCTACTGATCCGCAAACTGCCCTTCCAGCGTCTGGTGCGAGAGATCGCCCAGGATTTCAAGACCGACCTGCGCTTCCAGAGCTCGGCCGTCATGGCCCTGCAGGAGGCCAGCGAGGCTTACCTGGTGGGGCTCTTTGAGGACACCAACCTGTGCGCCATCCACGCCAAGCGGGTCACCATCATGCCCAAGGACATCCACTTGGCCCGCCGCATCCGCGGGGAACGCGCCTGA